A genomic window from Denticeps clupeoides chromosome 11, fDenClu1.1, whole genome shotgun sequence includes:
- the LOC114799610 gene encoding calmodulin-regulated spectrin-associated protein 1-B-like: MAEYTGPKLFKEPSAKSNKPIIHNAISHCCLAGKVNEAQKNSILEELEKCESNHLMILFRDGGCQFRALYSYFPDTEDIQKISRHRAQEHQQKND; this comes from the exons ATGGCTGAATATACTG gtccaaaacttttcaaggaacCAAGTGCAAAATCAAACAAGCCAATCATTCACAATGCCATCTCTCATTGCTGTTTGGCTGGGAAAGTAAATGAAGCTCAGAAAAACTCAATCCTCGAG GAGCTAGAAAAGTGTGAATCAAACCACCTTATGATCCTGTTCCGTGATGGTGGCTGTCAGTTCCGAGCTCTCTACTCCTACTTCCCTGACACGGAAGATATCCAGAAGATATCCAGGCACCGGGCCCAAGAACATCAGCAAAAAAATGATTGA